Proteins found in one Penaeus vannamei isolate JL-2024 chromosome 29, ASM4276789v1, whole genome shotgun sequence genomic segment:
- the LOC138867281 gene encoding uncharacterized protein, with protein MSPSATLAHTSRLPSAGDSSMPTTNIAASGPPHPQQGCLARHQQGHSRFQHVHIDIVGPLPMDDGYSYILTMIDRFTRWPEATPIRDITAATVAKTFFNTWISRFGTPDTVTTDLVAQFESELWRHLMILLGSKRIRTTAYHPCANGMVERLHRHMKQALTSSSPNRRWVDQLPDVFLNIRTSFKEDLQCTSAEMVYGTTLALPADFLVTASNFEPGTFGKQLCERMARVRIQPTRPTRHQYIYMPPGLQDCSHVFVRKHPRPPLCPLYEGLFPIIRRGDKAITIRRPKAEDTVTIDRAKPAHLQQPFRIAKQEIAIQSREKDDSRDFVSSGCSSMTKHQPWHKIPW; from the exons ATGTCTCCCTCGGCTACCCTCGCccatacatcccgccttccctccgccggcgATTCTTCGATGCCCACCACCAACATCGCGGCATCCGGGCCACCTCATCCGCAGCAAGGTTGTCTGGCCCGCCATCAACAAGGAC ACAGTAGGTTCCAACACGTCCACATAGACATAGTGGGACCCCTGCCCATGGACGACGGCTACAGCTACATCCTGACGATGATCGACCGCTTCACCAGATGGCCCGAGGCTACGCCCATCCGCGACATCACCGCAGCGACAGTCGCCAAGACCTTCTTCAATACCTGGATCTCTCGCTTCGGCACCCCGGACACCGTCACTACAGACCTCGTCGCCCAGTTCGAGTCCGAACTTTGGCGCCACCTAATGATCCTGCTCGGGTCCAAAAGAATCAGGACGACCGCCTACCACCCCTGCGCCAACGGCATGGTTGAGCGACTCCACCGGCATATGAAGCAGGCCTTAACATCATCCTCCCCTAACAGGAGATGGGTCGACCAACTTCCTGATGTCTTCCTCAACATCCGGACGTCgttcaaagaggacctgcagtgcaccaGCGCAGAAATGGTCTATGGGACAACGCTCGCCCTCCCTGCAGATTTCCTTGTCACAGCCAGCAACTTCGAACCCGGGACCTTCGGCAAACAACTCTGCGAACGAATGGCCCGGGTACGCATCCAACCGACGAGACCCACCCGACATCAGTACATATACATGCCTccaggactccaggattgctctcacgtcttcgtgagaaaacatcccagacctcctctctgtcctctgtaCGAGGGTCTATTCCCGATCATCCGAAGAGGCGACAAGGCGATCACCATCCGCCGCCCAAAGGCAGAAGACACCGTGACCATCGACCGCGCCAAACCCGCACACCTGCAGCAGCCCTTCAGGATCGCCAAA caagaaattgctattcaatcacgggaaaagGACGACTCTCGTGACTTTGTTTCGTCAGGCTGTTCCAGTATGACTAAACACCAGCCCTGGCATAAGATCCCCTGGTGA